CACTGCAATCAGAACAGGAATGATACGATCCCAGTAAATAGTATATTAGCACAAAATACCTTTCCAACCATATGAACATCATGGGAGGTACTTTTTGGAAGATCTTTAGTGAGTAAAACAAGGTCATTCTCTGACAAACTTTTAGATGCTGTAGAATCATCAATATCATAGACAAATCGAACAAGATGGAAATCATCAACCCTCTCAACTGACAGCACAGATATACTGCCACAGTACATCTCCTCCCATGAAGACATCTCCAGAAAGGAACTATACAGTTGTGCCTTAAATTCCTCCAAAACCAAAGGCCGAAAAATGTTTACATACTGTTCAGGCGAGTGGAATGACACAGGGACCTCCTTTAATTTGTTAACGGTGCGACTCTCATCATCTTTTGCATATGCTAATCTCACTGTTACAAAGAAATCTACTTCTAGTATTGGCCTGTACCAGTCATCCAGTCTTGGAGGCTTGAACCTTTTAACCTGAGCTTCCGGCCTGTGTAGGCTAGATCTATTTTCAAAAGGTGATCTAAGTTGAATGACTTGCCTTTTAGGAGCAACAGGACCAGAATTTGCAAGAAGTGATGGCTGTACGGTTACAGTTCTGAAAGCAGCCTCCAACGGATCATCTGCAGCAACTACCTCCCTCAAAATTGTATCTTTGgttccaaaatttatttttttgcaacCTTGATTAATACTGTTTAATTTAACAGATTCATCAAACTTGTTCTCCTGATCAACTTTACTCTGAGATGAAATAACACTACTTCTGGAGTTGGAGCTTATTTCTTTCCTCTCACTATCAGGGCTTTTTGGTTTGGGACAATGTGGTGGCTTGACTCTTGATTTCTCAGGTTTCTGTGTCTGAGAAACAAGGGAATCTTTTTTCATGGGAGACTCAAGTAGATCCGCTGAAGTATCAGTACCAGTGCCATGGACAACCTTCTTGGCATGGTAAGTTTCTGAAGCTTGCTCATCAGTAGAAGGAAATTCCACCTGGCCATGCAACATTTGATGACCTGACTTACTAGATGCAATATGTTTCTCCTTCTCATCATCGGAAATAACAATCAGATtactttcattcatttttttttctgattttaagGAATCGAAAACTTTTACTTCCATTCCAGTAGAAGGAAGCTGCACATCAGCTGCAGGGTACCTTCCCTCAACAGATGCTCcagaaaacaatttttttgacCTTAAGGTTGAATGTCCAATAGCACAAGAAACTTCTTTAGATAATGTAACACAAAGTCGTGATACTTGTTCTATCAATTCATCCATGTCAACAGCATCTACATTGAAAAAGCATATAACACATGAATAATACCTAGCAATAGACCAATATTGATCACATGAAcaacaaaaagggaaaaaatgagaataaaaatacaattaaccGAAGTAGCACCCAGGAACTTACATCTATAAGAAGaagaatttatattaaaatgtagTACAATTTGTATAGTCACAATCTaaacaaaatgaattttatggttgattacattcaaattcataaattgttggattttgaatgagtagtgaatttaaaaattatcatacaAAAAAAAGAGTGGACTTTGAATGCTATCTTTGCACACTTGTTCAAATAAAAATGTACATTTACTCTCTACTAATTCTTACATAGCTATATGGATCCTTACAGTTTGTATAAACTCCAAATTAAATAtgcaaacaatttttttatccaaatgaaacataaaaaattaaaagacagTAAGCCGAACTTACCGCTTGAAATAAGATTTTCAACAGCCCCAACCATCAACAGAGAACTATCACTCCTTAATAGCTTGATTACATTCAGCAAAGATATTACAGCCTTTTTCCAATAGACAACAATGACCTTAAGTTGAGACTTTCCCCAGTCCATAAGATCATGAAGCCATTTGAAATCCACTAAATTCCCTAATGCTACTTTAGAATCTCCAAACAAACTAACAAGTGACGGACTGAGTCTTCCAAATAGAACAGGGAGGATCTCAAGCACACGAACACAAGTCATCTGAAAAGGAAGCAAATAATATCAACTATGCCTGCTAAATGGAGCTATTAAACAGAAATTTAATGCTTTTATTACCTGTACACAAGAATAATGACAGTCTCTTCTATAATTTGATAGCAGCAAAAGACTAGCCAACAATGCATGCGCAAAGGCAAATATACAAACAGATAGGGAGGCATTAATGCACATTCAAAAGCATTGTATGACGAGGTCATACAAAGTGAATTTGTAAGACCCAAAAAGTTAGTCCAGAAGGGACTAATTAACTCTCTTCAGATGCGTCCATAACAgcaattaaatgtaaaatgCACTTCCAAATATAATCAAGaatttgcaaaaagaaaaacaaaaatgcaatgaaaatcAAAGGATGATACCTGACAAAGACTGTAATTAACAAATGCCTTCCCTTCTACCAAGCACTTGCATAAGGCTGGCCACACAATTTCTGACAATGAGTAACAGAAATTTTCCCTTAATTTTGGGTCAACACTGGAGTAATTTCTGCCCATGTTTGCAGGCAAAGCATCAAACAATGGCTGCTTAAGAAATCCACCCTGAGAAGAGTACATCATGATATTTGAGGCATTGGAAGAATCTTCTGCTATTTCTGAATTAGGCAAGTCCTCATCTTTAAGTAATTTGCATAGAACAAAGAAAAAGTGGTGCAAAgtctgaaattttaataaaacagaATCTAACTGGACCTGGAGAGTGCAAGAAAAAGACATCAGAATATGCCTGACCTCTATGCAGAAGTAGCAACATCATTGAATCACTAATGTGCTGTAAATCTACAGTAGCAGAACATCTATGATATTGCAAAAAAAGCCCTTGTTCAGGAATGTCCTTTAATCTAGAGTACTATAAGCTGAGAGCATAATCAGTTTGTGCCAACAACATTAgataaacaagaaaatatagCTAAATGCTCACTGTGCTTCTTTTAAGAGCTACTGCAACAGGAGTAACACTTACAAGTCTCAAGGCATGCCTCAAGCCCAAATAAACAGCAGATAGAGAAAGAATGTCAGAGCAAAGAAACTTCAAGCCACAACCAAGACCCCGTGTATTTGAAACTTGTTCCAAGATACACTTGCCAAACTGCCTCACATTCTGCATCAgaaaaaacaagaacaaaagttTATGCACAAATCCTGAGAGACCAACCACAGCAGACTTTTTTCATCACTTGATCTATATCATAAAGGCAATACAAGTTAATTTATGAGATCTAGACAACAATTAGACATACATCATTTGGGTCCACAAGTGAGAGGATCAAGCTTTCACCCATCCTAGGTTCCCAAGACCACTGCTTTCGAAGTTCCCCTTGCCCCATTCGAATCAAAAAATGTGCAGTTAACCTGTCAAAGAGCATCCAGTATTGTAAATTGCATTTAACTTGATATGTGGGTTTCTCATTAGAGACAATTTGAAAACATATAACAGATTTTGCTATAAAGTAAAAGATGTAGACAAAGAAGATACATGCTAAGAACCTGTTGAAAGTCTTTATCAAAGGAAGACACATTGTTGACAACCTCATTGAGTTTTTAGATTCCTTCCCCCCTCCATCATCAGAACCAGTTGGTATCTTCCATCCAAATGTACTTGAGATTTCTGCAGCGGAGGATGAAAGCCAACCTCTAATATCAAGGGCCATTTCAGCACTATTCTCAGGTTCTATCATAGGGAAACGAGATCGAGCCCATAATACAGCCTTGGAAAATGATATTGGGAAAACTGAAGGATCAATATCAACAAGAACATCAATCCACAACATAGGAATAGACATCCATTCTCTATACTCTGGAGAAGTAATTTGGCTCTGAGTGCTAAATTCACTCCAACAACCAGTATCGCTATCTTCAACATACTGAGTAAATGGAAGCTTATTATGTCCTTCCTCGTCATCTAACTCAATAGAAGAGTTTTTAGCAATACTTGTAGCTATGCAACAATTCAGCATTGAAGTTATCAAGGCAGCGGCATCAGACACTAGAATCGTTTGTATGAGATCAAAGGCAGGCTGGCGCAGGGAACTGTAGAGTGAAGAATCCTTCAAAGAAGACACAAGAGAAGGACCCCTGTCCAGCATGATTGCTGAAATATCAGTCATAAATTTGTTTCTTTGCAAACTCCCTCAATATGAAGCAAAGAGTtctgcatatatatatatgtcagtACAGTATGTCCTTTAGCTAGATTACTAAATGCCCTAAGAATAAGTACCAAGACAGCAAGCTTTACAGCACAAACTTTTCCTTCAGTAAAAGAGGGGATATTTGGTTTCAGAACAGACAGACACTTAGAGAGAGCACTCCCATCTATTGCTGCTAGAAAAATTGAACTTCCAAATATTTATCCATGGCAAACAATAACTAAGGTCAAACTTGTACAATAATAATGCTTTAGCTAACAGAAACGCCATTCTCTTCCACCAATATCCATGTTCATCCAATACCATCTTGGCCCTCAAACCCTCTCTCTGAGAAGTAACAACTCAGAATGGGAAAAACCAAAACACATTAAATAACAGCATTTCATCCATCCCCAAATATTGATTCCTAAAAAAGGTTTGAAAATGTACAGGATAATGATATTCAATAACACATACCACATATGAGCACATTCAAAAGGAGGGCATGGTGGATTCATCTTGTAGCCTCGATGTATGATAAGAAGAGCAATCTGAAAATAAAATCTTGTAATAAATTGCACAACAATAGAACCAttacaacaaaaagaaagagagaataaGAAAGTACAAAGCATTTCCATCCACCATATTCCAGAATATAGTAAGGACCTTGCAGGCTGTTTTTCTCATTAAAACACTGAAGTTAGTGCTCACAGGAACTTGGtggagaagaaaataaaggaaatgcCTGCGTTGCTTTTCATGTTCCCCGTCTTGCAAAGCTtcaagtgactaaaataaaatttatcacaCATCAGCAACTTTATAACAACTATATATGCTGCAAAGTTAACATCAACTGTCAAGTAAGAAAAGAACGTGCCTGCAGAAATGGCAGGAAAAGATCAAAAATATCTTTATGCATCTTCTCATTTCTAGTGTGAAAACACTGACCCAACAACGTGTTGCGCATCACACTGGGAGATAATGTAGCCCTTAGCCAAAGCTTACAACCTTAAGAAAGTAGAAAAACATAATTAGCTATTTGGGGGAAAAGGcaagagaaaaggaaaatgaaaaaaaaagggctcATACCAAGCATTTTGAAAAGTTCTCTCAAGCAACTAACAGCATGGGAAAATTCAGGTGAATCACCACTTATATGGTTGAGCACAATATCAAGAAAGATGGGATAGCGCTCCAGTATTCCCTCTTCAAAAGCTGGAGGTTCCAAGAACTCAAGCCTTCATCTCAAGAGAAAGAACATTACATTACAGAGAAAGaagacaaaataaaaagttatagaTGATCAAGAATTTAACCCTACTTCCTTACAAGGATGTAATCCCAAGCCATATGGGTAAGCGGTCCAGCTGTGCTCTTGGCCTTGAAGTCTCTAAAGGTGAAGGCAATACTTCATTCTCCAAAAAGCCAATGAACTTTTTAAGCAAAGGTTGCAAAGGTTCCAGATCCATTGCTCTCCTACATAAAGACAGAACAAgtataaggaaataaagtgtgataaattaaaatgatataaaccTTGGTTTCCAGGAATGATGGATGAACATAAATGATTggataattaaagaaaaaaaaactcacagCGACAAGCAAAACATTACAGAATGCACCATgtacaataaaagaaaacaatatttGAACCTTTTTAATGCTCTTTTAAACAAAAGGGACAACAATTCCAGATGagcataataataaaacaataacagAAGGGGAAATCAACATACTAGCATTGGTACAAAGCAACAATACCTCATTTTTCCCATACATTTAGCTAAACGATGACCAACAGTCCGCACTCTTCTATTGAAAAAAAGCAATGCATAAACACCCTGACAAACATGTCTACTTGATGAGGTGgagatcaaaatgaaaaaccaCAGACAGAAAAGGTGCATAAAAAACTTTGCAGTGAAATACCGGAAACTGTTGCCCAGCCAAAGCCAATTCATGCATATCATCAACAGCTTCaatgaacttttcaaaatctataaacaaGGCCTGATCATCTAATAGGGTGGGAAACATCAAAACCTGTGAGCAATTAGACAGTAAACAAGAAGCAAGGAGAAGTCAGCAgggcaaaacaaaataaaaactaatatacatatatgtgagCTATCTAATCAGCTAGAGCCAACATACCGAATATGAGATAATTAACTCAGAAATTTTGATCACTAAAGGAACTCAGCAAATTTGATCAAACCCAACCTACTCCCATGTGTACCACTTTCTTTATATACTAACTTAAAAACAATGATAATAGGggaaacaaaaacaacaactaGATATTATGTTTCATAACCaactctttaaattatttatggaaAAGATAAGTTTCATTCAAGATAGGAACCTACAAAGAAACAATACCAAAGAAAGCGCAAAAACAACATAATGGTTTCCTAAGTGTTAGATATTGATATCTAAATCATCAATAAATCATCAGAATAGCATAAAAAATGTACAAAACGCAAATGCAATTAGAATAAACACCCCATGCTCATTGCCTAACTATAAGATAGGTATCGTGTTAAACAAAGCCTTCTTAACcaccaaaaaaattttgcaaCTGGATGCGAGTAAAGATGAGAGGGAGACAGAAACTTAATCATCCACCAGGGACTAGATAAATTGACTGGTGTGCTCCTTCTCTGTGCACTAATAAGCATTTATCATTCACCACATACCTGCAGCTTGTTCTTACAATTAAGAAGACTTTAAAGcataaaccaaaaagaaaaagaaaaacgaaactAAATAACAGTTTCACCTTATTCTAGTTAGCATGATGGCAAATTGTCAAATGCAAGTACCAAAAGATAATACATGGAAGTAGAAAAAGAAGAGTAATTATACCTCATACATGAGATTGACAACCTCGGCATTATCACATACAGGATCATACTCCTGCCGCACCAATCTTTCATTGATCTCTCTCAAATGTTGAGTCACCCTTTCTTCATCAAGGCTCCGCAACACATCAAGAAGGGGACCTATGGTACACAACTCATACTCCGTGCTGTACATCTCCTGGGCTTGATGGTGCTGAGAAACACATTGAATGCAATGGCGCATTTCCTCAGAGATCCTCTTCCATAGAAGCCGTAGAGGGGAATCATTGCGGTcatctttaaaataattgtagAAAGTTTCCAAGAGAGGACCCATTATATCCCATGAGCCACACCAAATGTGATTTTCCTTTGGTAAACTTATCAACACACTGAATGCATCAGCAAACCTGGCATACGAAAAAGGCCAAAGAAATCCCAGCTTTGTAAACTTATAAAGGCAACAAAGCCTATAGAACTGGAAAACTACAAACAATTTCCTCAACAAATAGGAAACCGAGAACAAAGAATTAATGAAGCTCAAAAGGAGAACCTTCACAGTGATAGCATGCAAGGAATTTAGTAACTAGATAAGTTCATCTatcaatgaaattttcaaaagaaaacaaataaatagtcAATATTATAAACACATATACATAAAATGGAGAGAACCTCCAATGattaaggggaaaaaaaaaagggcctCGAGAAAAGTTTTCCCAAAATATAAAACCACCTCAATAATATTGGCATCAATAATTCATACATAAGAGGAAAATCACATCGGCATGCACATaataatttatggtgaatttacTTTGCACGAGGTAATAATAAAACTGCACAGGAAAAGAAGTAATCAAGATCCGTCATCATTTTGGACAAGAAGGCAGTTATCTTCTTGACAGAAACAACTAAAGTACAATTGCTTTTAGAACTGAAAAACAAGAAGAGGAACAGCAACACATTCAAGTTCCAtagcaaaattttccaaaataaattagTCACGTAATTGGCCACAAAACTAAATGCCAATATCCAACATTTCTAAAACTTATAATCAAAACTTTTCAAATGCAAAACCAATCTACggatatatattcttttaactttcaaaaCTTTTCAAATGCAAAACCAATCTAcgaatatatattcttttaacttccgtttatttaaattatggaAAGCAGAACTACAATGGTCAAGAATAAGCAATGCACCAGCTCTAACATAATTATTCTCACAATAGTTTCACAACCCAATGTGAACTTCAAGCAAAATTCCGTTTCCAGAGCTCTTCTCAATAACAAACAGTCAGTTcagtaaaacaaaaacaacgAAAAATGTGACAATGTCAAAATCAAACTTATGGCATTTTactaattttctttcatttcgaTATCAGCGGGAATGATCAGTAAAacgaataataaaaataaatatcttgAAGCAATTGCACAAGAAAATacgagagagaaaaaaagaaaaacgaaaagaaaCCATTCTTCCTTGCGCTTGTGCAGACGACGTCGCATAGAAGGATCAATATCGTCggtttcttcttcctcttcttcgaTGCCGCTCCATCGTTCCAACAACTCTCTTCTAGAAGCAACTTTCTTGGCCATTTTCAAACTACTTTTtcttaattgataaaatattaaacaaaaaacaATGGAGAATTGATATtggaaaataagaaatatatgattttagggtttttccatttgCGAATGACTCGCTAAAGAAGACGTTGgtacattttatgttttatagacATGaatgaaacggcgtcgtttaacTTAAGACTTTGCGCCTCCCGGCActaagatttttctttttccttttaaattaagAGATGTTGGATAAAAGTAGAGTTCCCAGCTGGATTGCTTTCTATCGGTTAAAGCGTACTAGAAGTCCCTCTCCTATAGCAAGAAATTCATTTTAGATCATCTACTTAAAAATTACTATAGATTAATCTTTCATATTGTAAATTTTACTCATAAAATTGATACGTGTATCATACTTAcctaattcaattcataaaaatCTAACCACAAAATAATCAACACATTGGCTAAAAAATAATCCATGTCTTTTATAATCAAGGTAAAAATGGTCaatgttgaaaaattaaattatcataaataatcaagTTCGTAAGTGAAATAGCCACAAATGGAAAGAAGTAGTCACAAATGGAAAATTCATGAGCTTTTTGGGAGTGTGTTCTATGAGGTTTTTcaacaaaagaatattttaaagatacaTAAAtgtgatatgatatattttgttcaaattatcaataatttaatgacaaattttagtgatgtaattatctaaataaattttaatatataaaaattaatttgaagcaatttttagtaaagagactaaaatgaattttacatAGTACTCCTAGTAGACTTTGATTGTTTAATTCAAGcttattaatatattagattATGTCACAATTATATTGTAGGTGAaattttttagggtaaactaaaAAGATAGTTACCTAAAATATTAGCGTATTTTACTTTGGTcacttagatttaatttttttattttagttacgGATGCTatcgaaatttaatatttttgtgttAAATAGCTAACGGTTAcctttttaatgttataatacaaaatttagCTTTCCAAtgtttacaaattctatcaatttaatcctaaatcttaaaaattcaacaaactAACCATCaactttacacattttgtcaatttatatataaatgtattgataaatattcatttattttaattataatgataaaattgtttaaatattaatttagattacaaaggcatattttaaaattttctttaactaatatcacaacaaaaatattattaaaaatacattgagtgaacattaaaatataaataaatatattaaaacattgaaaattcaAGTTAGTTgaaacataaaaacaaataaaattactcaataaaagcaaaattgaaaaatgaaatgtgtAAGTaagcaagaagaagaagaaaaagcatcttttaaaatgaaagtttaaatttgaaaaaaagtttttattacgtataatatttatagagttaacggtgagtaattaaatttaaaaataattatgatttaaatattaatttataaatttaagaaatgatgattttaatatacttatgatttttaaaacttaaaaataatacatgttAAGATGTAATctaatatataatgaaaaattgaatacaaatatatatattacataaaaaagagatatatgtttgattatttgaaaaatctaatcaaattggtaattttatttttaaaataaattatgatatatatttgattatttaattctagataataaaactttggttttaaattttaaaatttaattatttaaatatattattttaaatatttgattattcaaatttatttttgcattatattattaagttaatataaatatataataattattcataaagttgTTCGAAAATATGATAAAACCTAATGAATAACtcaattatgtaatttaaaagaaatacttcttttaaaaatgtgataatgaattttaacattttttatgttaatatcaaaatctataatatatattaatatcgataatatttaaataaatatttaaattgaatcaaattgataaattatctaattaaatatttatttaaactttaaaattctatttatctaattaaatatttaatataatataaatatgtaataattatttttaaagttatttgaaaataataatgaaatctAATGAATAGATCaattataacttaaaaatacttttaaaaatgagataattaattttttaaaatttatgttaaaatcaaaatttaacatacataataaaatatataataaataaatgtttatataataatatatataataattaattaattatctaattaattttttatttaattaaatatttatctaaatagaaaaacatagattcataattttaatggttgtGTACCttattatatgatatatgatatagattgttatttatatatatttataatatttctgattttcttttcttatttttcaatattttgtccaattaaaccaattaattaaaattgatattttgagtAGTAAAACATGGGTAAATTATCCTTTAAAATCATGTCAttcctattttattattctaaaataatattattaaggaCTACTATTAATAACTTTAagcattttggtcactcaattaaGCATCAAACGATTGTGTCTGCCatgtgtgtttttattttatatgttattaaattaaattcccaaaaaaattaaatcgttttgGTTTGCCCCAACAAATCCAACTTGAAACTGCAACGTAAGAAACTCAGATTTTAGTTTTGcttaaattgttgttttagCTCGAGgaaaaatagcttaaatgaaAGATGGGAAGATTTTATATACATTTGATACTAGATAACCTTCGATGCGGGACAGACATATTGCTAGCTTTCTAAATGGCAATCTTCTCAAAAGCTTCAATGGGACGCACAGAGTGTATGTTGACAGAATTACAACACTCATTGCCCTCATTTTTGAACCCATAATTGAGAGCACAAAGTTGATGGAGGTGACAATGATAGATGTTCCGGGTATACACTATCGCATGTCATCCACACACCATAGCTAGAAACAGGTGTTGCATATCTGCTCACGCTGAAACAAAGCATTGCTTAAACCTGtcgttatcatgttgtaaccaACCTTGACGAGGTCCTCATATCCGCAAGCACCGTCGACGACGTCACGAGGATCTGATGTTGGTATAAAGTGGCGCATGCGAAGTGCCAAATGGAGAATTAAGGCACTGGTGGGGAAGAATAGTATTGGGAAGTGACGGTAGAGATGAGTGAGAGTGAGAGGAGAAGAGCTGCTACTACAGTTATAGATGGCATTAAAATACGATCGTTTTGgataaaatgacttaattttttAGGGAATTTAATTTATGACATGTACTTCACAGGCACAATTAGCATTCTGTTTGGTGACCAAAATGCTGAAGTTATCAACAGCAGCgcttaaattgataaattttattttaatgtgaaTAAAATAGGAACTGGTAATTTTAGAGGGACTAATGGATAGTTTAGCCTTATCAGTTAAGCAAACCGTTATCACGGTAATGCGTAAAGTCGAAAAACGAAGCTAAATCTGAGTCAGAACCTCCCAAGAAAGGTTAGCATTGAGGGAAGAAAGAAATGCCATTGATGAGAAGCAGCTCCCTCCCCAAACCAGCCGAATCAGCGGAGCACCGAACTGACACCTCAGTTAAATTCGGCACTCCCGAGGCCCTCGACTACGTCCGCTCCCTTACCGACGTGGGAGCCATGACGCGTCTCCTCCACGAATGCGTCGCTTACCAGCGAGCCCTCGATCTAGACCTCGACACCCTCCTCTCCCAGCGTTCCGACCTCGACAAGACTCTCAACAACCTCCAAAGATCCGCTGACGTTCTCGACATCGTCAAGGCCGAATCCGATCACATGCTCTCCAACATCACCTCCACCTGTGACCTCGCCAACCAAGTCAGCCGCAAGGTCCGCGAACTCGACCTCGCTCAATCCCGCGTTAACTCCACGCTCCTCCGCATTGACGCCATTGTAGAGAGGGGGAATTGCATCGATGGCGTCAAAAGCGCTCTCGACGCTGAGGATTATGAGTCAGCCACCGAATACGTACGGACGTTTCTGGAGATCGATGATAAGTTTAAGGATTCTGAATCCGACCAAAGGAAACAGTTGTTAGCGTCGAAGAAGCTGCTGGAAGGGATTGTAAAGAAGAAACTCACGGCTGCCGTGGATCAAAGGGATCATCCTActattttgagatttattaagCTTTATTCGCCCTTGGGGCTTGATGAAGAAGGCTTGCAAATTTATGTTGGGTATTTGAAGAAAGTGATTGGGATGAGATCTAGATTAGAATATGAGCATTTGATTGAGTTAGTGGAACAGAGCCATGGACAAAATCAGAACCATCAAGTAAATTTTGTTGGGT
This genomic stretch from Gossypium raimondii isolate GPD5lz chromosome 6, ASM2569854v1, whole genome shotgun sequence harbors:
- the LOC105772946 gene encoding uncharacterized protein LOC105772946 isoform X2, which gives rise to MAKKVASRRELLERWSGIEEEEEETDDIDPSMRRRLHKRKEEWFADAFSVLISLPKENHIWCGSWDIMGPLLETFYNYFKDDRNDSPLRLLWKRISEEMRHCIQCVSQHHQAQEMYSTEYELCTIGPLLDVLRSLDEERVTQHLREINERLVRQEYDPVCDNAEVVNLMYEVLMFPTLLDDQALFIDFEKFIEAVDDMHELALAGQQFPGVYALLFFNRRVRTVGHRLAKCMGKMRRAMDLEPLQPLLKKFIGFLENEVLPSPLETSRPRAQLDRLPIWLGITSLLEFLEPPAFEEGILERYPIFLDIVLNHISGDSPEFSHAVSCLRELFKMLGCKLWLRATLSPSVMRNTLLGQCFHTRNEKMHKDIFDLFLPFLQSLEALQDGEHEKQRRHFLYFLLHQVPVSTNFSVLMRKTACKIALLIIHRGYKMNPPCPPFECAHMWGPSLVSSLKDSSLYSSLRQPAFDLIQTILVSDAAALITSMLNCCIATSIAKNSSIELDDEEGHNKLPFTQYVEDSDTGCWSEFSTQSQITSPEYREWMSIPMLWIDVLVDIDPSVFPISFSKAVLWARSRFPMIEPENSAEMALDIRGWLSSSAAEISSTFGWKIPTGSDDGGGKESKNSMRLSTMCLPLIKTFNRLTAHFLIRMGQGELRKQWSWEPRMGESLILSLVDPNDNVRQFGKCILEQVSNTRGLGCGLKFLCSDILSLSAVYLGLRHALRLGGFLKQPLFDALPANMGRNYSSVDPKLRENFCYSLSEIVWPALCKCLVEGKAFVNYSLCQMTCVRVLEILPVLFGRLSPSLVSLFGDSKVALGNLVDFKWLHDLMDWGKSQLKVIVVYWKKAVISLLNVIKLLRSDSSLLMVGAVENLISSDAVDMDELIEQVSRLCVTLSKEVSCAIGHSTLRSKKLFSGASVEGRYPAADVQLPSTGMEVKVFDSLKSEKKMNESNLIVISDDEKEKHIASSKSGHQMLHGQVEFPSTDEQASETYHAKKVVHGTGTDTSADLLESPMKKDSLVSQTQKPEKSRVKPPHCPKPKSPDSERKEISSNSRSSVISSQSKVDQENKFDESVKLNSINQGCKKINFGTKDTILREVVAADDPLEAAFRTVTVQPSLLANSGPVAPKRQVIQLRSPFENRSSLHRPEAQVKRFKPPRLDDWYRPILEVDFFVTVRLAYAKDDESRTVNKLKEVPVSFHSPEQYVNIFRPLVLEEFKAQLYSSFLEMSSWEEMYCGSISVLSVERVDDFHLVRFVYDIDDSTASKSLSENDLVLLTKDLPKSTSHDVHMVGKVERRERDNKRKSSMLLIRFYLQNGSIRLNQARRQLLERSKWHASRIMSITPQIREFHALSSIKDIPLLPAILNPVSDPTISYKPTLDFSKLSQPLQQLLRSSFNDSQLQALNVAVGSQKIKKDFELSLIQGPPGTGKTRTIVAMVGVLLASFQRRTNESENSQSGYLRQCYNSSTNSNARVSEATAIARAWQDAALARQLNEDVERSKKSIESSTRGRVLICAQSNAAVDELVSRISSEGLYGRDGKRYKPYLVRVGNAKTVHPNSLPFYIDTLVDHRLAEEKMHTNDARNDLSMESSSTVLRSNLEKVVENIRFCETKRANIRDGNSSIKKTSEGSNKEMDVKEMAGPELEAKLQRLYEQKKQIYKDLSAAQAQEKKTNEETKALRHKLRKSILKEAEIIVTTLSGCGGDLYGVCAETISSFKFGNPSEHTLFDAVVIDEAAQALEPATLIPLQLLKSRGTKCIMVGDPKQLPATVLSNVASKYMYECSMFERLQRAGHPVVMLTEQYRMHPEICRFPSLHFYDKKLLNGDTVLSKSASFHGTEGLGPYVFYDVVDGLELHGKNSGALSLYNECEADAAVELLKFFRKRYPSEFVVCKIGIITPYKCQLSLLRSRFSSVFGSSVINDIEFNTVDGFQGREVDILVFSTVRASSSSQGVSSSSSIGFVADVRRMNVALTRAKLSLWILGNTRTLQTDRNWSALVKDAKQRNLVLSIKRPYSISFRTNTGKTLVPEGSDNHLSQMKHVEKVRGDGQLAKQNECREKLKFEGKRKHIDSVADCNWSSAGGDIDSVKSKDKHRSKRKAKDDCEPPPGRTILSASANDDRRRPQKVKSRVPEKLLISSGSQEKEGSEVKVKMGENQRSNNDNGGQEVGRSGKNKMSKESKKSSVQEQSSNVSTPRPDGNNEERESNKGGRDPKEVATSQNLFLKRKQQREAVDAILFSGLIPSKKSEQSSKKLHQERSIVPPSVASGSFKPPKKRKGPPNS